A single genomic interval of Nostoc commune NIES-4072 harbors:
- a CDS encoding heavy metal-responsive transcriptional regulator yields MLTQETKLLLIGQVRDISKIPIRTIRYYESLGLIKSSKRTEGGFRQFSLDVLTRLAFIKRAQNLGLSLEEIGNILQVYDQGQTPCGEIQEKLEEKLLQIDHQIDQLLTLRSEIKGLLSGWKNTGGQHEDTICPIIQNTSTAARN; encoded by the coding sequence GTGTTAACTCAGGAAACAAAACTGCTTTTAATTGGTCAGGTAAGAGATATAAGCAAAATCCCCATTAGAACAATTCGCTATTACGAGAGTTTAGGCTTAATTAAATCATCAAAACGAACAGAGGGAGGCTTCCGCCAGTTTTCATTGGATGTGCTGACTCGTTTAGCGTTCATTAAAAGGGCACAAAATCTTGGTCTTAGCTTAGAGGAGATTGGAAATATTCTTCAGGTGTATGACCAAGGACAAACTCCTTGTGGTGAAATTCAAGAAAAGCTCGAAGAGAAGCTCTTGCAAATTGATCATCAAATTGATCAGTTGTTAACTTTACGATCTGAAATAAAGGGATTACTTTCAGGCTGGAAGAATACGGGCGGACAGCATGAAGATACAATTTGTCCGATCATTCAAAACACTAGTACCGCAGCGCGGAATTAA
- a CDS encoding heavy metal translocating P-type ATPase, with protein MDTLTLKLRGMSCAACANNIEKAIRSVPGVKDCNVNFGAEQVAIKYDRSLTNLEKIQSAIASAGYSSYSLQEELLTEEDDAEKASRQALQSELSLKVTVGGIISIFLFLGSLPMMTGLNLPLIPSFLQNPWIQLVLTTPVVFWCGGSFYRNGWKSLKRHTATMDTLIALGTSAAYLYSLFVTVFPKFFIVQGLIPHVYYEVAAIVITLILLGRLLENRARGQTSEAIRKLIGLQAKDARVIRNGIEIDLPIAEVRINDVILVRPGEKIPVDGEVITGASTVDEAMVTGESLPVKKQPGDEVIGATINGAGAFQFRVTRVGNDTFLAQIVKLVQQAQGSKAPIQRLADQVTGWFVPAVIAIAIATFVIWFNFTGNLTLATMTTVGVLIIACPCALGLATPTSVMVGTGKGAENGILIKGADSLELAHKIQTIVLDKTGTLTQGKPTVTDFVTINGTANGNEIKLLQLAATVEYNSEHPLAAAVVKYAQSQEVSLTEVKNFQANAGSGVQGVVSNQLVQIGTQRWLTELGINTVSLQQYKDDWEAAGKTVILIAVDGELQGVMGIADALKPSSTAVVKALQKLGLEVVMLTGDNRKTADAIARQVGIQRIFAEVRPDQKAAIIQSLQKGGLGTRDWGLGKILPNTQYPVPNPQSLVAMVGDGINDAPALAQADVGIAIGTGTDVAIAASDITLISGDLQGIVTAIQLSRATINNIRQNLFFAFIYNVIGIPIAAGILFPIFGWLLNPIIAGAAMALSSLSVVSNALRLRNFQPKTIS; from the coding sequence ATGGATACTCTCACACTCAAACTTCGAGGCATGAGTTGCGCTGCTTGCGCCAACAACATCGAAAAGGCAATTCGCTCTGTTCCTGGGGTAAAGGACTGCAACGTTAACTTTGGAGCAGAACAAGTTGCCATCAAGTACGATCGCTCTCTAACCAATTTAGAGAAAATCCAAAGTGCGATCGCATCTGCGGGATACTCTTCTTACTCACTCCAAGAAGAATTGCTCACCGAAGAAGATGATGCAGAGAAAGCTAGTAGGCAAGCATTACAGAGCGAACTCTCCCTCAAGGTAACAGTGGGAGGTATTATCAGCATTTTCCTATTTTTAGGGTCGTTGCCCATGATGACTGGGTTGAACTTGCCCTTAATTCCAAGCTTCTTACAAAATCCTTGGATACAGTTAGTGCTGACAACTCCCGTCGTCTTCTGGTGTGGTGGATCTTTTTACCGCAATGGCTGGAAATCCCTCAAGCGCCATACAGCAACGATGGACACATTAATTGCTTTGGGTACAAGTGCAGCGTATCTATATTCTTTGTTTGTCACTGTTTTCCCGAAATTTTTTATTGTTCAGGGCTTGATACCTCATGTTTATTATGAAGTTGCAGCCATTGTCATTACCTTAATTTTATTAGGACGGTTGCTGGAAAATCGCGCTAGGGGACAAACTTCTGAAGCCATCCGCAAACTCATCGGATTGCAAGCTAAAGATGCCAGAGTCATCCGTAATGGAATAGAAATTGATCTTCCCATCGCCGAAGTCAGAATTAATGATGTGATTTTGGTGCGTCCTGGTGAAAAGATTCCTGTAGATGGTGAAGTGATTACAGGTGCTTCGACAGTAGATGAAGCGATGGTGACGGGTGAAAGTTTGCCAGTCAAAAAGCAGCCAGGAGATGAGGTGATTGGGGCGACAATTAACGGTGCGGGTGCGTTTCAGTTCCGGGTGACACGAGTCGGAAATGATACGTTTTTGGCTCAAATTGTCAAACTAGTGCAACAAGCACAGGGTTCTAAAGCACCAATTCAGCGTTTGGCAGATCAAGTTACAGGATGGTTTGTACCAGCTGTGATTGCGATCGCAATCGCCACTTTCGTCATTTGGTTTAATTTCACTGGCAACCTTACCCTAGCAACAATGACAACGGTAGGTGTATTAATTATCGCTTGTCCCTGTGCTTTGGGTTTAGCTACCCCCACTTCTGTAATGGTGGGGACAGGCAAAGGTGCAGAAAATGGCATTTTGATTAAAGGCGCGGACAGTTTAGAACTAGCACACAAAATTCAAACCATCGTTCTAGATAAAACTGGCACTTTGACTCAGGGTAAACCCACTGTTACAGACTTTGTAACTATCAATGGCACAGCTAATGGTAATGAAATCAAGCTTTTACAGTTAGCAGCAACGGTAGAATATAATTCTGAGCATCCTTTAGCGGCAGCAGTGGTGAAATATGCCCAATCTCAAGAAGTGAGTTTAACAGAAGTAAAGAACTTTCAGGCTAATGCAGGTAGTGGTGTTCAAGGAGTTGTTTCAAATCAGCTTGTGCAAATTGGTACACAACGCTGGTTAACAGAACTTGGAATTAACACCGTAAGTCTCCAGCAGTATAAAGATGACTGGGAAGCGGCTGGTAAAACAGTAATTTTGATTGCTGTAGATGGCGAACTACAAGGGGTAATGGGTATTGCCGATGCCCTCAAACCTTCCTCAACAGCAGTAGTGAAAGCCTTACAGAAGTTAGGTTTAGAAGTAGTAATGCTTACCGGAGATAATCGTAAAACTGCTGATGCGATCGCAAGACAAGTTGGCATCCAGCGAATCTTTGCCGAAGTCCGCCCAGATCAAAAAGCAGCGATTATCCAATCTCTTCAGAAAGGGGGACTGGGGACTAGGGACTGGGGACTAGGGAAAATTCTTCCCAATACCCAATACCCAGTACCCAATCCCCAATCCCTTGTTGCAATGGTAGGCGATGGTATAAATGATGCCCCAGCCCTAGCACAAGCTGATGTGGGAATTGCTATTGGGACGGGAACAGATGTAGCGATCGCAGCTAGTGATATCACCCTCATTTCTGGCGATTTGCAAGGAATTGTCACAGCAATTCAACTTAGTCGCGCCACCATCAACAATATCAGGCAAAATCTCTTCTTTGCCTTTATTTACAACGTTATTGGTATTCCCATTGCGGCTGGAATTTTGTTCCCCATCTTTGGTTGGTTACTCAATCCAATTATCGCCGGGGCTGCGATGGCTCTTTCTTCGCTCTCTGTTGTTAGCAATGCCCTCAGATTGCGTAACTTTCAACCAAAAACTATCTCATAA
- a CDS encoding heavy-metal-associated domain-containing protein: MTLQLTVPNMACSACASTITKALQAVDANASVQADPTTKLVSVETQASETAIKEALAAAGYPVA, from the coding sequence ATGACTCTCCAACTCACAGTTCCTAACATGGCTTGTTCTGCTTGTGCAAGCACCATCACCAAAGCACTTCAGGCTGTCGATGCCAATGCTAGCGTTCAGGCTGATCCAACAACCAAGCTTGTCAGTGTAGAAACTCAAGCATCAGAAACAGCAATTAAGGAAGCATTAGCTGCTGCTGGCTATCCAGTTGCTTAA
- a CDS encoding hybrid sensor histidine kinase/response regulator, translating into MSVVENNKIYRILAVDDTPDNLILVQAILESEGYEIHLVSDGIKALREVEKAPPDLILLDVMMPGIDGYEVTRRIRNNPAISYIPILLITAFHESSVVEGLDAGADDFIRKPFDTDELLARVRSLLRLKHSLDEQQKMARQREDFVSRLTHDLRTPLVAADRMLNLFEMETFCKISPEMKQAIAVMIRSNQNLMDMVNTLLEVYRFEAGKKTLNWEECDLREISQEVVSELSPLTSEKGLTLKIDTRELDPQGKNAGIIMGDRLELRRVINNLIANAIKFTDTGGITIRIFETPLNSENTDSVTIEIQDTGYGIAPEDQATIFERFRQGKHKRSGSGLGLHLSHRIIEAHAGTIKVTSELGKGSLFTMQLPKNI; encoded by the coding sequence ATGTCTGTAGTTGAAAATAATAAAATTTATCGCATCTTAGCAGTTGACGATACTCCAGATAATCTCATTTTGGTTCAAGCAATTTTAGAAAGTGAGGGGTATGAAATTCATTTGGTTTCAGATGGAATAAAGGCTTTGCGGGAAGTTGAAAAAGCTCCACCCGATCTGATTCTTTTAGATGTGATGATGCCAGGGATAGATGGTTATGAAGTCACACGTCGGATTCGGAATAACCCAGCAATTAGTTATATTCCAATTCTGCTGATTACTGCCTTTCACGAATCTAGTGTTGTCGAAGGTTTAGATGCTGGTGCTGACGATTTCATTCGTAAGCCATTTGATACTGATGAACTATTGGCGAGGGTGCGATCGCTGTTGCGTCTTAAGCACAGTTTGGACGAACAACAAAAAATGGCCCGCCAACGGGAGGACTTTGTTTCTCGTTTGACTCATGATTTGCGAACTCCTTTGGTAGCGGCCGATCGCATGTTGAATTTGTTTGAAATGGAAACATTCTGCAAAATTTCGCCGGAAATGAAACAGGCGATCGCAGTTATGATTCGCAGTAACCAAAATTTGATGGACATGGTAAACACCCTCCTTGAAGTCTATCGGTTCGAGGCAGGTAAAAAAACGTTGAATTGGGAAGAATGCGATTTACGTGAGATATCTCAAGAAGTAGTCAGCGAACTAAGTCCTCTCACTAGTGAAAAAGGTTTGACTCTGAAAATAGACACCCGTGAATTAGATCCACAGGGTAAAAATGCGGGTATTATTATGGGCGATCGCTTGGAACTACGGCGAGTGATAAACAACCTGATTGCAAATGCCATCAAATTTACAGATACAGGAGGCATCACAATCCGCATTTTTGAAACACCACTTAATTCAGAAAATACAGATTCGGTAACAATCGAGATCCAAGATACAGGATATGGGATTGCCCCCGAAGATCAGGCAACAATTTTCGAGCGATTTCGCCAAGGCAAACATAAACGCTCAGGTAGTGGTTTAGGGCTACATCTATCCCACCGGATTATAGAAGCGCACGCAGGAACTATTAAGGTAACATCTGAACTAGGTAAAGGTAGTTTGTTCACTATGCAACTACCTAAAAACATTTAA